A single window of Rhizobium sp. SL42 DNA harbors:
- the ribH gene encoding 6,7-dimethyl-8-ribityllumazine synthase, with amino-acid sequence MGKKKASPHLLIVEARFYDDMSDALLDGARVALDEAGATYDIITVPGALEIPPAIAMALDASDDEGTVYDGFVALGMVIRGETYHFDIVSNESSRALMDLAVSESLPIGNGIMTVENEEQAWARVKRSEKDKGGFAARAALTMIALKNKLGS; translated from the coding sequence ATGGGAAAGAAGAAGGCTTCGCCGCATTTGCTGATCGTCGAGGCACGTTTCTACGACGATATGTCTGATGCACTTCTGGACGGTGCACGCGTAGCGCTCGATGAAGCCGGAGCTACCTACGACATCATCACGGTGCCTGGTGCACTCGAAATTCCGCCGGCAATCGCCATGGCGCTGGATGCGTCTGACGACGAAGGCACCGTCTATGACGGCTTTGTTGCGCTCGGCATGGTCATTCGGGGCGAGACATATCACTTCGACATCGTGTCCAACGAATCCTCGCGCGCCCTCATGGACCTCGCCGTTTCGGAATCCCTTCCCATTGGCAATGGCATCATGACGGTCGAAAACGAAGAGCAGGCCTGGGCGCGCGTCAAGCGCTCGGAAAAGGACAAGGGTGGCTTTGCCGCCCGCGCGGCGCTGACCATGATCGCGCTGAAGAACAAACTGGGTAGCTGA
- a CDS encoding MFS transporter, whose amino-acid sequence MDGTSNAGLDGQLATAKRNVSLLAVAQAILGAAPPLAFSVGGLAGFQMLGADKSLSTAPLTGFNVGIALGAVGVAAASRLLGRRESFMIGALLGATGSALAAFALVQSNFWLFVVALALMGLSAGFTQKIRFAAADASPSFYKGKAISWILAAGIVSAIVGPQIAIWLKDSLAPVTFAGAFLGLVPLLLAAIGVLFFLKLPSLAGKVSAASEPTRPLREIVMTQRFMTGMVCGIGSYALMTFMMTGAPLAMVIGCGFSSDLAALGIQWHVIAMFAPSFFTGMLISRYGPEKIVAAGLLILMSCAVVAHWGIELWNFWGALVLLGIGWNFGFIGATAIVASSYRPAEADKVQGFHDIILFSTVALSSFSSGKVFTAFGWSVMNLVIWPVTILCLVLVLLQMRVASRKPG is encoded by the coding sequence ATGGACGGGACGTCGAACGCGGGGCTGGACGGTCAACTTGCGACGGCCAAGCGAAACGTCTCCCTCCTGGCTGTCGCCCAGGCTATCCTGGGCGCAGCTCCGCCGCTGGCCTTTTCGGTCGGCGGACTTGCCGGCTTCCAGATGCTCGGCGCCGACAAGTCTCTGTCCACCGCGCCTCTGACCGGCTTCAATGTCGGCATCGCACTGGGTGCCGTTGGTGTCGCGGCGGCATCGCGTCTTCTCGGCCGGCGCGAAAGCTTCATGATCGGTGCCCTGCTGGGAGCAACCGGAAGCGCCTTGGCTGCTTTTGCCCTTGTTCAGTCGAATTTCTGGCTCTTCGTCGTCGCGCTGGCGTTGATGGGGCTATCCGCCGGTTTTACCCAGAAGATCCGCTTTGCCGCGGCGGATGCATCGCCGAGTTTCTACAAGGGCAAGGCGATTTCCTGGATTTTGGCGGCTGGCATCGTCTCGGCCATTGTCGGCCCGCAGATCGCGATATGGTTGAAGGATAGTCTCGCACCGGTGACATTTGCCGGGGCCTTCCTCGGCCTTGTTCCGCTCCTGCTGGCCGCGATCGGCGTTCTCTTTTTTCTCAAGCTGCCGAGCCTTGCGGGCAAGGTGTCCGCGGCATCTGAGCCCACGCGGCCGCTGCGGGAAATCGTCATGACACAGCGTTTCATGACCGGCATGGTCTGTGGCATCGGCTCCTATGCCCTGATGACCTTCATGATGACCGGCGCGCCGCTCGCCATGGTCATAGGATGCGGCTTTTCGTCGGACCTCGCGGCACTCGGCATCCAGTGGCATGTCATAGCCATGTTTGCGCCGAGCTTTTTCACCGGCATGCTGATATCCCGTTATGGGCCGGAAAAGATTGTCGCGGCCGGCCTGCTGATCCTGATGTCCTGTGCGGTGGTGGCCCATTGGGGCATCGAGCTGTGGAATTTCTGGGGCGCGCTGGTGCTGCTCGGCATCGGCTGGAATTTCGGCTTCATCGGTGCAACGGCCATTGTCGCCTCGAGCTACCGTCCGGCCGAAGCCGACAAGGTCCAGGGTTTTCACGACATCATCCTGTTCTCGACCGTCGCTCTCTCCTCCTTCTCGTCGGGCAAGGTCTTCACCGCCTTTGGCTGGTCGGTCATGAACCTCGTCATCTGGCCGGTGACAATTCTCTGCCTTGTTCTGGTCCTGCTGCAGATGCGGGTTGCATCCCGAAAGCCCGGCTGA
- the ribD gene encoding bifunctional diaminohydroxyphosphoribosylaminopyrimidine deaminase/5-amino-6-(5-phosphoribosylamino)uracil reductase RibD, giving the protein MSVTAKDEAFMREAISLSLTHLGQTGSNPSVGCVIVKDDEVVGRGVTAPGGRPHAEPQAIADAGERARGATAYVTLEPCSHHGMTPPCAGVLIAAGVGRVVVAVADPDPRVSGRGLQILADAGIEVTTGILQREAREAMSGYLTRQTKGRPQVTLKLAVSADGMLGKAGAGQVAITGPEARAEVHLLRSKSDAILVGIGTANADDPELTVRLPGLEHTSPLRIVLDRNLELSPLSRLAQTAHRVPVLLAASAGANGNRQALEALGVEIVEVDGIEDMLLLLARRGVSSLMVEGGARVAANFLSHGLVDFIHLYRGAATIGEGIPSPITGDRPPAGFSLQRSETFGSDQLLVFERLPASAWL; this is encoded by the coding sequence TTGTCGGTCACGGCAAAGGATGAGGCCTTCATGCGCGAGGCGATCAGTCTGTCGCTGACCCATCTTGGCCAGACGGGCTCCAATCCCTCCGTAGGCTGCGTCATTGTCAAGGATGACGAGGTAGTCGGCCGCGGCGTGACCGCCCCTGGCGGCAGGCCGCATGCCGAGCCCCAGGCGATTGCCGATGCAGGCGAAAGGGCGAGGGGGGCGACCGCCTATGTCACCCTGGAGCCCTGTTCACATCATGGTATGACCCCGCCTTGCGCGGGCGTGCTGATCGCGGCCGGCGTGGGACGCGTGGTTGTTGCCGTGGCCGATCCAGATCCGCGGGTATCCGGGCGGGGTCTGCAGATCTTGGCGGATGCCGGTATCGAGGTCACCACCGGCATTCTCCAGCGCGAGGCGCGCGAGGCAATGTCCGGCTATCTCACGCGCCAGACAAAGGGACGGCCGCAAGTGACTCTCAAGCTTGCCGTTTCTGCCGATGGCATGTTGGGAAAGGCTGGTGCCGGACAGGTTGCGATCACCGGGCCGGAAGCGCGTGCCGAAGTTCACCTGCTGCGTTCGAAAAGCGATGCGATCTTGGTGGGCATCGGAACCGCCAATGCCGACGATCCGGAGCTGACGGTCAGGTTGCCGGGGCTGGAGCATACGTCGCCGCTGCGGATCGTGCTGGATCGCAATCTCGAACTTTCGCCTTTGTCCAGGCTTGCGCAGACGGCGCACCGGGTGCCCGTGCTTCTGGCTGCCAGTGCCGGAGCCAACGGAAATCGTCAGGCGCTTGAGGCGCTGGGTGTCGAGATAGTTGAGGTCGATGGTATCGAGGATATGTTGCTGCTGCTGGCTCGCAGGGGAGTGTCTTCGTTGATGGTTGAGGGTGGCGCCCGCGTCGCGGCCAACTTCCTCAGCCACGGCCTTGTCGATTTCATCCATCTGTATCGCGGTGCTGCGACCATCGGAGAAGGAATTCCTTCACCGATTACCGGTGATCGGCCTCCCGCCGGCTTTTCCTTGCAGCGATCGGAGACTTTCGGCTCCGATCAGCTGTTGGTATTCGAACGCCTTCCGGCGTCGGCCTGGCTCTGA
- the nusB gene encoding transcription antitermination factor NusB, whose product MTTEDKQPAKTANQRGAARLAAVQALYQMDIGGTGVLEVVAEYEAHRLGQEVDGDTYLKADASWFRSIVAGVVRDQTKIDPMIRQALQDDWALSRIDSTVRAILRAGTFELIERKDVPIAVIVTEYVEIAQAFFSDDEPKLVNAVLDRIAKQVRVPAQK is encoded by the coding sequence ATGACGACCGAAGACAAACAGCCGGCCAAAACGGCAAACCAGCGTGGCGCGGCCCGGCTTGCGGCCGTTCAAGCTCTCTACCAGATGGATATCGGCGGCACGGGTGTGCTTGAAGTTGTCGCGGAATACGAGGCACACCGCCTCGGTCAGGAAGTGGATGGCGACACCTATCTCAAGGCCGATGCATCGTGGTTCCGCTCGATTGTTGCCGGTGTTGTCCGTGACCAGACCAAGATCGATCCGATGATCCGCCAGGCGCTTCAGGACGATTGGGCGCTGTCGCGTATCGACAGCACCGTTCGCGCGATCCTGCGTGCCGGTACGTTCGAATTGATCGAGCGCAAGGACGTGCCTATCGCGGTTATCGTAACGGAATATGTCGAGATCGCGCAGGCCTTCTTCTCTGATGACGAGCCGAAGCTGGTCAATGCGGTGCTCGATCGCATTGCAAAGCAGGTCCGCGTACCGGCGCAAAAATAA